A segment of the Allosaccharopolyspora coralli genome:
CCACCGACATCGCCGCGATGCCCCAGTTCGGTCTGTCCTTGGCGAAGAAGGCAGTGAACCAGGCCGAAGACCTCATGGGGCTGAGCAACGGCCTCGACTCCGTGTTCGGGCTGCACCACTTCGCCCACGCACACAACGCCGAGGTCGGTAAGGACTCACTGAGCGGGATGGACGCCCGCAGCATGAAGAAGTCCGGCTCCGACGGCACACAGGAGCAGTGAGGCACCCCGATGGATCTGTCGTTCGCATCCGAGGATCTCGCATTCCGGGACGAAGTCCGAGCCTGGCTTGCCGAGCATGTCCCGAGAACGCCGCTGCCGTCGTTGGAGACCGAGGACGGCTTCGCCGCACACCGCGAATGGGAGCGGCTGCTCCACGACGCACGGTTGTCGGTCGTGTCCTGGCCGCAGGAGTTCGGCGGACGAGAGGCATCCCTGGTGCGATGGTTGCTGTTCGAGGAGGAGTACTACGCGGCCGGAGCGCCGGCGCGGGTGGGACAGAACGGCATCTTCCTCCTGGCGCCCACCTTGTTCGAACACGGCACGATCGAGCAGCAACGACGCTTCCTGCCCCGGATGGCCAGCGGTGCGGACGTGTGGGCGCAGGCATGGTCCGAGCCGGAGGCGGGCAGCGACCTCGCGAGCCTGCGCAGCCGTGCGCGTCGCGTGGACGGTGGCTGGGTGTTGTCCGGACAGAAGACCTGGAGTTCCCGAGCGGCTTTCGCGGATCTGGCGTTCGGCTTGTTCCGCACCGACCCTGACGCCCGGCGCCACAAAGGACTCACGTACTTCGTCTTCCCTCTCGACGCCACGGGGATCACGGTCCGGCCGATCGGCAGGCTGGACGGCAAACCCGCGTTCGCCGAGTTGTTCCTCGACGAGGTGTTCGTACCGGACGACGACGTACTCGGCGCCGTCGACGACGGCTGGCGCGTCGCGATGAGCACCGCGAGCAGCGAACGTGGCCTCTCGTTACGCAGTCCCGGCCGATTCCTCGCCGCCGCCGAACGACTCCTCGGCACGTGGCGAGAACGCGGGGACCATGACGTCGCCCACCCGC
Coding sequences within it:
- a CDS encoding acyl-CoA dehydrogenase family protein, yielding MDLSFASEDLAFRDEVRAWLAEHVPRTPLPSLETEDGFAAHREWERLLHDARLSVVSWPQEFGGREASLVRWLLFEEEYYAAGAPARVGQNGIFLLAPTLFEHGTIEQQRRFLPRMASGADVWAQAWSEPEAGSDLASLRSRARRVDGGWVLSGQKTWSSRAAFADLAFGLFRTDPDARRHKGLTYFVFPLDATGITVRPIGRLDGKPAFAELFLDEVFVPDDDVLGAVDDGWRVAMSTASSERGLSLRSPGRFLAAAERLLGTWRERGDHDVAHPQSAITDRVVDAWIGAQAYRLATFDTVTRVLDGGEIGPEASVNKVFWSELDIALHETAWELLGPHGELTPDATEAPESGAWLDGYLFSLAGPIYAGTNEIQRNVIAERVLGLPRGSR